In a single window of the uncultured Pseudodesulfovibrio sp. genome:
- a CDS encoding TetR/AcrR family transcriptional regulator, translating into MTKKEAILIAAQEAFGQLGFHAATVKDVAGRADVSFGLVSHYFGSKQDLFLAAGFDMADRLILCLSEATAKAKNGMEAIRAYMNAYFAFTEEHRVGFPVLLRCSPFSHMEPGVDGARVKEKFSIFIDELKRCVALGIEDGTIRSLPLEQTALIIYGNIVGSVRTSLLSPYDSTGLFAETINHVERSITIDADQTEGRRASNSLPLAQ; encoded by the coding sequence ATGACCAAGAAGGAAGCAATACTCATAGCAGCCCAGGAGGCCTTCGGGCAATTGGGTTTCCACGCCGCCACCGTCAAGGATGTGGCCGGACGCGCTGATGTTTCCTTCGGCCTGGTTTCCCACTACTTCGGCAGCAAGCAGGACCTGTTCCTGGCCGCCGGATTCGATATGGCCGACCGCCTGATCCTCTGCCTCAGCGAGGCCACGGCAAAAGCCAAAAACGGCATGGAGGCCATTCGGGCCTACATGAATGCATATTTCGCCTTTACTGAAGAGCACAGGGTCGGCTTCCCCGTCCTGCTGCGCTGCTCCCCCTTCAGCCACATGGAGCCCGGTGTCGACGGCGCCAGGGTGAAGGAGAAGTTCAGCATCTTCATCGACGAACTGAAACGCTGCGTCGCCCTGGGTATCGAGGACGGCACTATCCGCTCCCTCCCCCTGGAGCAGACCGCGCTGATCATCTACGGCAACATCGTCGGCTCTGTCCGTACCAGCCTCCTGTCCCCCTATGATTCGACCGGGCTGTTTGCCGAGACCATCAACCATGTGGAACGCAGCATAACCATCGACGCCGATCAGACCGAGGGTCGCAGAGCTTCCAACAGCCTGCCCCTGGCTCAATAA
- a CDS encoding glutamine--tRNA ligase/YqeY domain fusion protein: MSSKPEAPEKGKDFVRQIIDRDMESGKYHGRVHTRFPPEPNGYLHIGHAKSICLNFGLARDYEGKCNLRFDDTNPVKEDVEYVDSIREDVHWLGFDWNNNFYASDYFEKLYFIAELFIKMGKAYVDHQSAEEIRENRGTLKEPGKDSPYRGRTVEENLALFRSMRAGEFKDGECILRGKIDMGAPNVMLRDPALYRIKHADHHRTGDAWCIYPMYDFTHGLSDAIEGITHSICTLEFENNRPLYDWCVDTLMEGLKQPELFGENAAIYNELAALPGFTDRPRQYEFARLNITGTVLSKRKLIQLVQEKFVSGWDDPRMPTISGFRRRGFTPESIRDFCERIGVAKADSMVEYALLEACLREDLNKRAPRYMGIMDPVKLVIENYPEDQEDVFEIALNPEDESYGARKVPFTRELWVERDDFMEEPPKKFFRLGPDREVRLRGAYYVKCTGYDKDADGKVTEIRATYDPESKGGWLEGGRKVKGTLHWVSAKHGLDAEVRNYGPLFTKENPNAVEEGKSFTDYVDPDSLTSLPGCKVEPAMADMPAGTNFQFERTGYYCADLRDHKPGSAMVFNRTTTLRDTWAKIQKKTD; this comes from the coding sequence ATGAGCAGCAAACCCGAGGCCCCGGAAAAGGGCAAGGACTTCGTCCGCCAGATCATCGACAGGGATATGGAAAGCGGCAAATACCACGGCCGCGTGCACACCCGGTTCCCGCCCGAGCCCAACGGGTACCTGCACATCGGCCATGCCAAGTCCATCTGTCTGAACTTCGGCCTCGCCCGAGACTACGAGGGCAAGTGCAACCTGCGCTTCGACGACACCAACCCGGTCAAGGAAGACGTGGAATACGTGGACTCCATCCGCGAGGACGTGCACTGGCTGGGCTTTGACTGGAACAACAATTTCTACGCCTCGGACTACTTCGAGAAGCTCTACTTCATCGCCGAGCTGTTCATCAAGATGGGCAAGGCCTACGTGGACCACCAGTCCGCCGAAGAGATCCGGGAGAACCGGGGCACCCTCAAGGAGCCCGGCAAGGATTCGCCCTATCGCGGACGCACCGTGGAGGAAAACCTGGCCCTGTTCCGGTCCATGCGCGCCGGCGAGTTCAAGGACGGCGAATGCATCCTGCGCGGCAAGATCGACATGGGCGCCCCCAACGTCATGCTCCGCGACCCGGCCCTGTACCGCATCAAGCACGCGGATCACCACCGGACCGGTGACGCATGGTGCATCTACCCCATGTACGATTTCACCCACGGACTGTCCGACGCCATCGAGGGCATCACCCACTCCATCTGCACCCTGGAGTTCGAGAACAACCGCCCCCTGTACGACTGGTGCGTGGACACCCTCATGGAAGGACTGAAGCAGCCCGAGCTGTTCGGCGAGAACGCCGCCATATATAATGAACTGGCCGCGCTCCCCGGCTTCACCGACCGGCCCCGCCAGTACGAGTTCGCCCGGCTGAACATCACCGGCACCGTGCTCTCCAAGCGCAAGCTCATCCAGTTGGTCCAGGAAAAGTTCGTCAGCGGCTGGGACGATCCGCGCATGCCGACCATCTCCGGTTTCCGCCGACGCGGCTTCACTCCCGAGTCCATCCGCGACTTCTGCGAGCGGATCGGCGTGGCCAAGGCCGACTCCATGGTCGAATACGCCCTGCTCGAGGCCTGCCTGCGCGAGGACCTGAACAAGCGCGCCCCGCGCTACATGGGCATCATGGACCCGGTCAAGCTGGTCATCGAGAATTACCCCGAGGATCAGGAAGACGTTTTCGAGATCGCGCTGAACCCCGAGGACGAGTCCTACGGCGCCCGCAAGGTGCCGTTCACCCGCGAACTCTGGGTCGAGCGCGACGACTTCATGGAAGAGCCGCCCAAGAAGTTCTTCCGCCTGGGCCCGGACCGCGAGGTGCGACTGCGCGGCGCGTATTACGTCAAGTGCACCGGCTACGATAAGGACGCGGACGGCAAGGTTACCGAGATCCGCGCCACCTACGATCCCGAGTCCAAGGGCGGCTGGCTGGAAGGCGGTCGCAAGGTCAAGGGGACCCTGCACTGGGTTTCGGCCAAGCACGGCCTGGACGCCGAAGTGCGCAACTACGGTCCCCTGTTCACCAAGGAAAATCCCAACGCCGTGGAAGAGGGCAAGTCCTTCACCGACTACGTCGATCCGGACTCCCTTACCTCCCTGCCCGGCTGCAAGGTGGAGCCCGCCATGGCCGACATGCCCGCTGGAACCAACTTCCAGTTTGAGCGCACCGGCTACTATTGCGCGGACCTGCGCGACCACAAGCCCGGCAGCGCCATGGTCTTCAACAGGACCACGACCCTGCGCGACACCTGGGCCAAAATCCAGAAAAAGACCGACTAG
- a CDS encoding transporter substrate-binding domain-containing protein, with product MMCRLRPLIMAAALAVLLLTATVAQAREVRVGVGFAIAPYALREQDAGLEVDLIRAAFRAAGMDAKFVYLPNLRLPLALAEGEVDCLATSVGYDMAERTGRPVFYSAPTVTFQNYAVTLAKRDLQINSIADLSGYVVLGFQDAANYLGPAFAAVANGNDLCSELSDQSLQVRMLFSGRVDVVISERRVFLYWRNRLKASPAGRAVDLDQYITFHSIFPPQQRQVVFARKPLCDKFDNGLTAIRRSGSFDRIVRAYDRAEFIK from the coding sequence ATGATGTGTAGATTGCGCCCCCTGATCATGGCGGCGGCATTGGCCGTTCTGCTGTTGACCGCGACTGTGGCCCAGGCGCGCGAGGTCCGGGTCGGCGTTGGATTCGCTATCGCACCCTATGCCCTCAGGGAGCAGGATGCCGGACTTGAGGTGGACCTTATCCGGGCGGCGTTTCGTGCCGCTGGAATGGACGCGAAGTTCGTCTATCTGCCTAACCTGCGCCTGCCCCTGGCTCTGGCCGAGGGGGAAGTCGACTGCCTGGCCACCAGCGTGGGGTACGACATGGCCGAGCGCACAGGCCGCCCGGTCTTCTATTCCGCCCCGACCGTGACGTTCCAAAACTATGCCGTGACCCTGGCCAAACGGGATCTGCAAATCAACTCCATCGCCGATCTCTCGGGCTACGTAGTCCTCGGGTTCCAGGACGCGGCCAACTATCTCGGTCCTGCGTTCGCGGCCGTGGCCAATGGCAACGACCTGTGCAGCGAACTGTCCGACCAGTCCCTGCAGGTGCGCATGCTCTTCTCCGGGCGGGTGGACGTGGTCATTTCCGAGCGGCGCGTATTTCTCTACTGGCGCAACCGGCTCAAGGCGTCCCCGGCAGGCCGGGCAGTGGATCTGGATCAGTACATAACCTTTCATTCGATCTTTCCGCCCCAGCAACGGCAGGTGGTCTTTGCCCGAAAGCCCTTGTGCGACAAGTTCGACAACGGCCTGACCGCCATCCGCAGGAGCGGCAGCTTCGACCGGATCGTCAGGGCCTACGATCGGGCGGAATTCATTAAATAA
- a CDS encoding nitroreductase family protein → MPLFTIDETRCKRDGLCAADCPAGCIVFEKGGLPEPHDKKQAYCLDCGHCMAVCPADAIRLSCFSDAGEPVDRSLNISFDQAEQFLKARRSVRAFRDAPVERDLLDRILVAAEYSPSGHNARPIRWVVADGRAKVAGVAGAVAEWMRAESEDESNLARALHLPGIVRAWDNGTDMICRNAPALAVAVGPKQGITPREDGVIATAYLELAATAAGLGACWCGYLMAAAAHAAGVREFLGLKDTEAVYGALMLGHSARRYPAIPPRPAPEVDWL, encoded by the coding sequence ATGCCGTTGTTCACTATCGATGAGACCCGCTGCAAGCGGGACGGACTGTGCGCCGCCGATTGCCCGGCCGGGTGCATCGTTTTTGAAAAGGGCGGACTGCCCGAACCCCATGACAAGAAACAGGCCTACTGTCTCGATTGCGGCCATTGCATGGCCGTCTGCCCGGCGGATGCGATTCGGCTGTCGTGTTTCTCCGATGCGGGAGAACCCGTGGACCGCTCCCTGAACATATCCTTTGATCAGGCCGAACAATTTCTCAAGGCCAGACGGTCGGTACGCGCCTTCCGCGACGCGCCGGTGGAACGCGACCTGCTCGATCGGATTCTGGTCGCGGCCGAGTACAGCCCGTCAGGCCATAACGCCAGACCCATTCGTTGGGTTGTGGCCGATGGGCGCGCCAAGGTTGCCGGAGTGGCCGGGGCCGTTGCCGAGTGGATGCGCGCAGAATCCGAGGACGAGTCGAATCTGGCCCGAGCCCTGCATCTGCCCGGTATTGTCCGCGCATGGGACAACGGCACGGACATGATCTGCCGCAACGCTCCCGCCCTGGCCGTGGCCGTGGGGCCGAAGCAGGGCATCACCCCACGTGAGGACGGGGTCATCGCCACGGCCTATTTGGAGCTGGCCGCCACGGCTGCCGGGCTCGGAGCGTGCTGGTGCGGCTATCTGATGGCCGCCGCCGCGCACGCCGCGGGAGTGCGGGAATTCCTTGGACTGAAAGACACCGAGGCCGTCTATGGGGCGTTGATGCTCGGCCACTCGGCGCGGCGCTATCCGGCCATCCCTCCGCGTCCGGCCCCCGAGGTGGACTGGCTGTGA